One Alkaliphilus sp. B6464 genomic window carries:
- a CDS encoding flagellar brake protein: MNIFSELKIGDKLSIEFCKKDANQAENNMLNAQLIDINDNCLCISSPIYRGKRYSLYEGQKITMFFYRKKGVYQFDATVVKKIESNIVTFVLKLLGDVQKIQRRNYYRLPIVTDAILKKHENDKILEFECVTKDLSGGGVKVACKNEVEKSDDITIDIYLDEDQVITMDGEVIRITKDSDNNLYEIGIKFKETNETGTDRIFSFIFEKQRLMRKKGLI, translated from the coding sequence ATGAATATATTCTCTGAGTTGAAAATTGGAGATAAATTAAGTATAGAGTTTTGCAAGAAAGATGCTAATCAAGCAGAAAACAATATGCTTAATGCTCAGCTTATTGATATAAATGATAATTGTTTATGTATTTCATCTCCAATTTATAGAGGGAAAAGATACTCTCTCTATGAAGGACAAAAAATTACTATGTTTTTTTATCGTAAAAAAGGAGTATACCAATTTGATGCTACAGTAGTAAAAAAAATAGAATCAAATATCGTAACTTTTGTACTTAAGCTTCTAGGAGATGTACAAAAGATTCAAAGAAGAAATTATTATAGGCTACCCATCGTTACTGATGCTATCTTAAAAAAACATGAAAATGATAAAATTCTTGAGTTCGAATGTGTCACGAAGGATTTAAGTGGTGGTGGAGTTAAAGTTGCTTGTAAAAATGAAGTGGAAAAGTCAGACGATATTACAATTGACATTTATCTTGATGAAGATCAGGTAATTACTATGGACGGAGAAGTAATTCGTATTACTAAAGATTCAGATAATAATCTTTATGAAATAGGGATTAAATTTAAAGAAACTAACGAAACAGGCACAGATAGAATATTTAGTTTTATTTTTGAGAAACAAAGATTAATGCGTAAAA